A portion of the Paenibacillus sonchi genome contains these proteins:
- a CDS encoding phosphoadenosine phosphosulfate reductase family protein translates to MNIIVFFSGGKASFASAVDAKLRFPEANIILYFTDTLWENEDLYRFIHEASDKLELPLLIHSSGLTPIQVMFEEKLVYNSMIGRCSTILKQKVSQDFIRRGIRPKIEKWRNKQYLKNENFTFDPTLYFGIGFEEMHRAPAIQKNWAPFKVEMPLIERNIWKDEVIKRYNIRQPKLYDLGFSHNNCNGRCVKAGQAHYRLLREAMPAVFAKLVEQEFHLKMCVSAYRYITKGNNPKDKNPIPLEDVIPLEVQKKMLTELDEAYRDYFYDRASKPKLFIHPAASASSEYMKLKQYSFMKRDGAPLSLRDFQIELDSDSQVDLFDFGGCGCFTDPLCEDEISCGIGQYS, encoded by the coding sequence GTGAATATTATCGTCTTCTTTTCAGGCGGTAAAGCAAGCTTCGCGTCTGCTGTTGACGCGAAGCTTCGTTTTCCAGAAGCCAATATTATTTTATATTTTACGGATACGCTATGGGAGAATGAGGACCTATACCGGTTCATCCATGAAGCATCGGATAAACTGGAATTACCGCTGCTCATCCATAGCTCGGGACTAACACCGATACAGGTAATGTTTGAAGAAAAGCTAGTTTATAATAGCATGATTGGCCGCTGCTCAACAATATTGAAGCAGAAAGTCTCACAAGACTTTATCCGGCGTGGAATTCGTCCTAAAATTGAGAAATGGCGGAATAAGCAGTATTTGAAAAATGAAAACTTCACTTTCGACCCTACACTTTATTTTGGGATTGGATTCGAGGAAATGCACCGTGCGCCGGCTATCCAAAAGAATTGGGCTCCATTTAAGGTAGAAATGCCATTAATAGAGCGGAATATATGGAAAGACGAAGTCATAAAGCGCTATAATATACGTCAGCCCAAACTATATGACCTTGGCTTTTCTCATAACAATTGCAATGGTCGTTGTGTTAAAGCTGGACAAGCTCATTATAGGCTGCTGCGCGAAGCTATGCCGGCTGTTTTTGCAAAGCTAGTGGAGCAAGAATTCCATCTGAAAATGTGTGTGTCAGCGTATAGATACATCACTAAGGGGAACAATCCTAAGGACAAGAATCCAATACCTTTGGAAGATGTCATTCCTCTTGAAGTCCAAAAGAAAATGCTGACGGAGCTGGATGAGGCCTATCGGGATTACTTCTATGACCGCGCATCTAAGCCGAAACTGTTTATTCATCCGGCTGCCAGTGCTAGCTCAGAATACATGAAGTTGAAGCAATATAGCTTCATGAAACGTGACGGAGCACCTCTATCACTTCGGGATTTCCAGATAGAATTGGATTCGGATAGTCAGGTGGATCTATTCGATTTTGGCGGATGTGGATGTTTCACTGATCCCCTTTGCGAAGATGAAATTTCCTGTGGGATCGGTCAATACTCCTGA
- a CDS encoding DNA adenine methylase, whose protein sequence is MNYYDDKHIPSVLRWFGGKHFLAPELIPLIPEHHCWVDVFGGGGHMTVAKKRSRVEVFNDKDQELINFLLVLRERRSELISALASLPTSRFLFEKWQREALPEDPFERAVRFFYCLRQCIIPANGVKSGWRSGKIKNTANDYQNAVDKLEAFEERFRRVMIECLDYKEIIKRYDSPGSFLYVDPPYVNREHFYKFAFDEHERLAEMLHHLQGKCMVSYYGDPLILELYSDWHCTTFKSKVGTVAKAELGQTRRDEVEYVFTNYKPTGSGQLSFF, encoded by the coding sequence TTTTTGGCACCTGAGCTTATCCCGCTCATTCCTGAGCATCACTGCTGGGTAGACGTATTTGGCGGAGGGGGACATATGACTGTCGCCAAGAAGAGGAGCCGTGTTGAAGTATTCAATGACAAAGACCAAGAGCTTATCAACTTTCTTCTCGTCCTCCGCGAGAGGCGTTCTGAACTCATCTCAGCGTTAGCTTCGCTGCCCACCAGCCGCTTTCTATTTGAGAAGTGGCAGCGGGAAGCACTTCCAGAGGATCCATTTGAACGAGCCGTCCGCTTCTTCTATTGCCTTCGCCAGTGTATTATCCCAGCGAACGGGGTTAAGAGCGGCTGGCGGTCGGGGAAGATCAAGAACACAGCGAATGACTACCAGAATGCAGTTGATAAATTGGAGGCCTTTGAGGAACGATTCAGGCGCGTGATGATTGAATGCCTAGATTATAAAGAGATCATAAAGCGATACGATTCACCCGGTTCTTTCCTATATGTTGATCCACCCTATGTAAATCGAGAACATTTCTACAAATTTGCCTTTGATGAGCATGAGCGGCTTGCTGAAATGCTTCATCATCTGCAGGGGAAATGTATGGTTTCTTATTATGGAGATCCGCTTATCTTAGAGCTTTACAGTGATTGGCACTGCACAACCTTTAAGTCAAAGGTTGGTACAGTAGCCAAGGCGGAGCTAGGACAAACCCGGCGGGATGAAGTCGAATATGTATTTACCAATTATAAGCCGACAGGAAGTGGGCAATTGTCCTTTTTCTAA